The following are encoded in a window of Arthrobacter antioxidans genomic DNA:
- a CDS encoding HAD family hydrolase — MDGVLFDIDDTLVDLEGAMGHTLQAIPDPHLNHLSDDDWALYKALYTTDPQRHYDRFLAGDVTFEEQRVHRVRHARAAFTPEPFVGHLAEAWVRAYEQTLPLHFRAYDDVEPLLDELDARGIPYGAVSNNVHDYQRAKLDRAGLQRIATLVGIDTVGVAKPDPAIYHEGARLLGTAPARTLYVGDNRLVDAVGARSAGLVGVWLDRAGTGRGSGTDGGSAADAGDAQEVPRIAGLEPVLQFLPSVR, encoded by the coding sequence GTGGACGGCGTGCTGTTCGACATCGACGACACCCTCGTCGACCTCGAAGGGGCCATGGGGCACACGCTGCAGGCCATCCCGGACCCGCACCTGAACCACCTGAGCGATGACGACTGGGCGCTGTACAAGGCCCTGTACACGACGGATCCCCAGCGGCACTACGACCGGTTTCTGGCGGGGGATGTGACCTTCGAGGAGCAGAGGGTGCACAGGGTCCGGCACGCCCGTGCCGCGTTCACCCCCGAACCGTTCGTGGGGCACCTGGCGGAGGCCTGGGTACGCGCCTACGAGCAGACCCTGCCCCTGCACTTCCGGGCATACGACGACGTCGAGCCCCTCCTGGACGAACTGGACGCCCGTGGCATCCCGTACGGCGCGGTCAGCAACAACGTGCACGACTACCAGCGGGCGAAGCTGGACCGCGCCGGCCTGCAGCGCATCGCCACGCTGGTCGGCATCGACACCGTGGGGGTCGCCAAGCCGGATCCGGCGATCTACCACGAGGGTGCCCGGCTGCTCGGGACCGCGCCCGCGCGGACGCTCTATGTCGGGGACAATCGGCTGGTCGACGCCGTCGGAGCGCGCTCGGCAGGGCTGGTCGGCGTGTGGCTGGACCGCGCGGGAACGGGCCGGGGGTCGGGCACCGACGGCGGCTCGGCGGCCGACGCCGGGGACGCCCAGGAGGTGCCGCGCATCGCGGGCCTGGAGCCCGTTTTGCAGTTCCTGCCCTCCGTCCGGTAA
- a CDS encoding dynamin family protein has product MNRPGQDTTETGAAASLSEALAHLQEAYELGADRLPQEELERLRRTLERAGRRRALSADHTVVGIFGPTGSGKSSLVNALSGTGAARVAVRRPTTSEPLALVWGSSGSDELLDWLEVRQRVALPEGAPLVAGGPAQEQHLLEAVSCGGARTDAALDGRAGVGGREKHPGAEGRDGCVTQDVREAEAGPEDAQDAQDAQDDGTAAEPGSDSGERAARRGFFRRRRRGPMSTVGPEPTRQAPAAMPDTAGLILLDLPDFDSTAVAHRETVERLAGQVDVLLWVVDPQKYADAALHHGFLRGLATHEAVTLVALNQADRLDPQDLEAVLSSLAGILADEGLPGVDVVPVSARTGQGVGELAGAVRALAESRAAAMRRVAADAERAAGDLLPFAAERTAAPSAAARAALADELGRAAGVPVVVDAVRSAYRRDVHATTGWPVTRWLASLRPDPLRRLNLRRQDVVPELRRSSLPVRDPAQQARVGQALRVFGDAAAGGLRDPWRSSVRDAALNTSAELTDALDTAVTGTDLETGRSRWWGIIGVLQWIAFAALVTGLLWLGLLAGLAFLQLPAFEVPRVEGFPLPTLLILDGLAAGVLLGVVASVLARWRAGRRAARVRRKLLAACYRVADDVVLQPVLGEVERCNAFSAAVRAASQRG; this is encoded by the coding sequence GTGAACCGTCCCGGACAGGACACCACGGAGACCGGGGCAGCCGCCTCGCTGTCCGAGGCGCTGGCACACCTGCAGGAGGCCTATGAGCTCGGCGCGGACCGGCTCCCGCAGGAGGAGCTCGAGCGGCTCCGCCGAACACTGGAGCGCGCAGGCCGGCGCCGGGCGCTGTCGGCGGACCACACGGTGGTGGGCATCTTCGGGCCGACCGGCAGCGGCAAGTCCTCGCTCGTCAACGCACTGAGCGGCACGGGCGCAGCGCGGGTCGCGGTCCGGCGCCCCACCACATCGGAACCGCTGGCCCTCGTCTGGGGCAGCAGCGGGAGTGACGAGCTGCTCGACTGGCTGGAGGTCCGGCAGCGCGTCGCCCTGCCGGAGGGTGCCCCGCTCGTCGCGGGAGGCCCCGCCCAGGAACAGCACCTGCTCGAGGCCGTGTCCTGCGGGGGAGCGCGCACGGACGCCGCGCTCGACGGGCGTGCCGGCGTCGGCGGACGGGAGAAACACCCCGGCGCCGAGGGCCGGGACGGATGCGTGACGCAGGACGTCCGGGAAGCCGAGGCCGGCCCCGAGGACGCGCAGGACGCGCAGGACGCGCAGGACGACGGCACTGCGGCAGAGCCCGGTTCCGACTCCGGCGAGCGGGCGGCGCGCCGCGGATTCTTCCGCCGGCGACGCAGGGGCCCGATGTCGACGGTCGGCCCGGAGCCGACCCGGCAGGCGCCGGCCGCGATGCCCGACACCGCGGGGCTGATCCTCCTGGATCTGCCCGACTTCGATTCCACGGCGGTTGCGCACCGGGAGACCGTCGAGCGGCTCGCGGGCCAGGTCGACGTGCTGCTCTGGGTGGTCGACCCCCAGAAGTACGCCGATGCGGCGCTCCACCACGGCTTTCTCCGGGGGCTGGCGACCCACGAGGCGGTCACTCTCGTGGCCCTCAACCAGGCGGACCGCCTGGACCCGCAGGACCTCGAGGCCGTGCTGTCCTCCCTCGCGGGCATCCTCGCCGACGAGGGACTGCCGGGGGTCGACGTCGTCCCCGTGTCCGCGCGGACGGGCCAGGGGGTCGGCGAGCTCGCCGGAGCCGTCCGGGCACTCGCGGAGAGCCGCGCTGCGGCGATGCGCAGGGTCGCTGCGGACGCCGAGCGGGCGGCAGGAGACCTGCTCCCGTTCGCGGCGGAGCGCACCGCCGCACCGTCCGCCGCCGCGCGGGCAGCCCTGGCCGACGAACTCGGCAGGGCGGCGGGTGTCCCCGTGGTGGTGGACGCCGTCCGGAGTGCCTATCGCCGGGACGTGCACGCGACCACGGGCTGGCCCGTGACCCGCTGGCTGGCCAGTCTCCGACCGGATCCCCTGCGCCGGCTGAACCTGCGACGGCAGGACGTCGTCCCCGAGCTCCGCCGCTCCTCGCTCCCCGTCCGGGACCCGGCGCAGCAGGCGCGGGTGGGCCAGGCCTTGCGCGTCTTCGGGGACGCCGCGGCCGGGGGCCTCCGCGATCCGTGGCGCAGCTCCGTCCGGGACGCGGCCCTGAACACCTCCGCGGAGCTCACGGACGCCCTCGACACGGCCGTCACGGGCACCGATCTCGAGACCGGCCGGAGCAGGTGGTGGGGCATCATCGGTGTGCTGCAGTGGATCGCCTTCGCGGCCCTCGTGACGGGACTGCTGTGGCTCGGGCTCCTGGCGGGGCTTGCATTCCTGCAGCTGCCGGCCTTCGAGGTGCCCCGGGTGGAGGGCTTCCCCCTGCCCACCCTGCTGATCCTCGACGGTCTCGCGGCCGGCGTCCTGCTCGGGGTCGTCGCGTCGGTCCTCGCGCGCTGGCGGGCGGGCAGGCGCGCGGCCAGGGTGCGCAGGAAGCTGCTGGCTGCCTGCTACCGCGTGGCGGACGACGTCGTCCTGCAGCCCGTCCTCGGCGAGGTGGAGCGCTGCAACGCCTTCAGCGCCGCCGTGCGTGCGGCTTCGCAGCGCGGTTGA
- a CDS encoding potassium channel family protein, with protein sequence MGGKSLGESSPAFFRELDRTSRRRAVLGSIVRVTTFCAVLLVLYSVIPIGGFNDANPAGAWIRLIAIILVFLGVMALELRMIMSSRIPQIRAIEAVVESVLILLCLFALLYLSISTSDPASFSEPLSRIDSLYFTTSTFATVGFGDITPQSDLARALLSVQMLADLAALVLIGKVTFFAASRRLTE encoded by the coding sequence ATGGGTGGGAAAAGCCTCGGAGAGAGCAGCCCCGCGTTCTTCCGCGAACTCGACAGGACAAGCCGACGTCGGGCCGTCCTCGGATCCATCGTGCGCGTCACGACCTTCTGCGCGGTTCTCCTCGTCCTCTATTCGGTAATTCCCATCGGGGGGTTCAACGACGCGAATCCCGCGGGCGCGTGGATCCGGCTGATCGCCATCATCCTCGTCTTCCTCGGCGTCATGGCACTCGAACTGAGGATGATCATGTCGTCGCGGATCCCCCAGATCCGGGCCATCGAGGCCGTGGTGGAATCCGTCCTGATCCTGCTGTGCCTCTTCGCGCTGCTCTACCTGTCCATCTCGACATCCGACCCGGCGTCCTTCAGTGAACCGCTCAGCCGGATCGACTCCCTCTACTTCACGACCTCCACCTTCGCGACCGTGGGGTTCGGCGACATCACTCCGCAGAGCGATCTGGCCCGGGCGCTCCTGTCCGTCCAGATGCTGGCAGACCTCGCAGCCCTGGTCCTGATCGGGAAGGTCACGTTCTTCGCGGCCTCGAGGCGGCTGACGGAGTAG
- a CDS encoding dynamin family protein, with protein sequence MSAPSLAGEARGLSPLLREVRAALDSLAFALELPGSVEARESAAAARAQLTDYILPRLASLDAPLVAVVGGSTGAGKSTLVNALVGRPVSITGAVRPTTRQPLLLHHPDDGAWFDDARVLPTLSRVRLAADDDRDDDDRNGDGAGGSPTAAPAALHRASGPDTLLLRPTSTLPPGLALLDAPDVDSIADENRRLAGQLLAAADLWIFVTTANRYADAVPWRLLAEAGHRDVLVAVVLDRVPAGVEEEIRSDLLTLLSAENLGHAPIFVVPEMTLEPSRMLPAHAVEPITRWLQALAADADGRRDIARRTVSGAMRALAGRIDAIADAADQEQSAADALRAAVERAYADALADVLAATEDGKLLRGEVLARWQDFVGTGEFMRGLETRIGRARDRVSAFFTGRPAPAATVAEAIGSGLQTVIVEQAARADETTRRRWRADHAGRVLLEDVPAWDAAAVSAEVAREIREWQQDILLLVQAEGADKRFTARMLSFGVNGVAVALMVVVFASTGGLTGGEIGIAGASAVAGQKLLEAVFGDDAVRRLAATARRNLYQRVEALFRREREAYDRCLHPLALQTSAEALTVLASRLRTALPAEPSDAGGVA encoded by the coding sequence ATGAGTGCACCTTCCCTGGCCGGCGAAGCCCGCGGGCTCTCCCCGCTGCTGCGCGAAGTGCGCGCCGCGCTGGACAGTCTCGCGTTCGCGCTCGAACTTCCCGGATCGGTCGAGGCACGCGAATCGGCGGCGGCCGCACGCGCACAGCTCACCGACTACATCCTTCCCCGGCTCGCCAGCCTGGACGCCCCGCTCGTCGCCGTCGTCGGCGGATCCACCGGAGCCGGGAAGTCCACACTCGTCAACGCCCTCGTGGGCCGACCCGTCTCCATCACCGGCGCCGTGCGCCCCACCACCCGCCAGCCGCTCCTGCTCCATCACCCCGACGACGGCGCGTGGTTCGACGACGCGCGGGTCTTGCCCACGCTCAGCCGGGTCCGCCTCGCTGCCGACGACGACAGGGACGACGACGACCGGAACGGCGACGGAGCCGGCGGTTCACCCACGGCGGCGCCCGCCGCGCTCCACCGGGCCTCGGGACCCGACACGCTGCTGCTGCGCCCCACGTCCACGCTGCCGCCCGGCCTCGCGCTCCTGGATGCCCCTGACGTGGACTCCATCGCGGACGAGAACCGCAGACTCGCCGGCCAGCTGCTCGCGGCGGCGGACCTCTGGATCTTCGTGACCACCGCCAACCGTTACGCGGACGCCGTCCCCTGGAGGCTGCTGGCGGAGGCAGGCCACCGGGACGTCCTCGTCGCCGTCGTGCTGGACCGGGTACCGGCCGGTGTGGAGGAGGAGATCAGGAGCGACCTCCTGACCCTGCTGTCGGCCGAGAACCTCGGGCACGCTCCCATCTTCGTGGTCCCCGAGATGACGCTCGAACCGTCGCGGATGCTGCCGGCACACGCCGTCGAGCCGATCACGCGGTGGCTGCAGGCGCTGGCTGCCGACGCCGACGGGCGGCGGGATATCGCGCGTCGGACGGTCAGCGGTGCCATGCGCGCCCTCGCGGGTCGCATCGACGCCATCGCCGACGCCGCCGACCAGGAGCAGTCCGCCGCCGACGCCCTGCGTGCAGCGGTGGAGCGCGCCTACGCTGACGCCCTGGCGGACGTGCTCGCGGCAACGGAGGACGGCAAGCTGCTGCGCGGGGAGGTCCTCGCCCGCTGGCAGGACTTCGTGGGCACCGGTGAGTTCATGCGCGGCCTCGAGACGAGGATCGGCCGGGCACGCGACCGGGTGAGCGCGTTCTTCACGGGACGCCCGGCTCCGGCGGCGACCGTCGCCGAGGCCATCGGCAGCGGGCTGCAGACGGTGATCGTCGAGCAGGCGGCACGCGCGGACGAGACCACGCGCCGCCGCTGGCGCGCCGACCACGCGGGCCGGGTGCTGCTCGAGGACGTCCCGGCCTGGGACGCCGCCGCCGTGTCCGCCGAGGTGGCCCGGGAGATCCGGGAGTGGCAGCAGGACATCCTGCTGCTCGTCCAGGCCGAGGGCGCGGACAAGCGCTTCACGGCCCGCATGCTCTCCTTCGGCGTCAACGGCGTCGCCGTGGCACTGATGGTGGTGGTCTTCGCGTCGACGGGAGGGCTCACGGGCGGGGAGATCGGTATCGCCGGGGCGTCCGCGGTCGCGGGCCAGAAGCTCCTGGAGGCGGTCTTCGGCGACGACGCCGTCCGTCGGCTGGCCGCCACGGCCCGCCGGAACCTGTACCAGCGCGTCGAGGCGCTGTTCCGCCGCGAACGAGAGGCCTACGATCGGTGCCTGCACCCTCTGGCGCTGCAGACCTCCGCCGAGGCGCTCACCGTCCTGGCGAGCCGGCTCCGCACGGCGCTGCCGGCGGAACCCTCCGACGCCGGGGGCGTCGCGTGA
- the gltX gene encoding glutamate--tRNA ligase, whose amino-acid sequence MTTAAKFPTVSDATPVRVRFCPSPTGTPHVGLIRTALFNWAYARHTGGKLIFRIEDTDAARDSEESYQQLLEAMTWLGIDWDEGVEVGGPHAPYRQSQRGELYRDVIDRLVEAGHLYESFSTPEEVEERHRAAGRDVKLGYDNHDRTLTEEQKDAFRSAGRPAVLRLRMPDEDITFTDLVRGEITFRAGSVPDFAVVRANGAPLYTLVNPVDDALMNITHVLRGEDLLSSTPRQVALYRALIDIGVAQHMPLFGHLPYVMGQGNKKLSKRDPESNLFLHRERGFIREGLLNYLSLLGWSLSADQDIFSVEQLVQKFDVRDVLANPARFDLKKAEAINGTHVRLLDPGEFRSRLLPYLAAAGLIGADPTEEDLRIVAEAAPLIQERITLLGEAPEMLGFLFKADDAVDIADDARKGLPENLGEVLDATLAALEGCSTWDAESLQAALRAALVDTLGLKPRLAFGPVRTAISGRKISPPLFESMVILGRESSIARVRALRATAA is encoded by the coding sequence ATGACTACTGCCGCAAAGTTCCCCACCGTCTCCGATGCCACGCCCGTCCGGGTCCGATTCTGCCCGTCACCGACGGGAACCCCCCACGTCGGGCTGATCAGGACCGCGCTCTTCAACTGGGCGTACGCCCGCCACACCGGCGGCAAGCTGATCTTCCGCATCGAGGACACCGACGCCGCCCGCGACAGCGAGGAGAGCTACCAGCAGCTCCTGGAGGCCATGACCTGGCTGGGCATCGACTGGGACGAGGGCGTCGAGGTGGGCGGACCGCACGCGCCCTACCGCCAGTCCCAGCGCGGCGAGCTCTACCGGGACGTCATCGACCGCCTCGTCGAGGCGGGCCACCTCTACGAGTCCTTCTCGACTCCCGAGGAGGTGGAGGAGCGTCACCGCGCCGCCGGCCGTGACGTGAAGCTCGGCTACGACAACCACGACCGCACGCTCACCGAGGAGCAGAAGGACGCCTTCCGGTCGGCCGGTCGTCCCGCGGTCCTGCGGCTGAGGATGCCCGACGAGGACATCACCTTCACCGACCTCGTCCGCGGTGAGATCACGTTCCGCGCCGGCAGTGTCCCCGACTTCGCCGTCGTCCGGGCCAACGGTGCGCCCCTCTACACGCTCGTCAATCCCGTCGACGACGCCCTGATGAACATCACGCACGTCCTGCGTGGTGAGGACCTGCTGTCCTCCACGCCCCGCCAGGTGGCGCTCTACCGTGCGCTGATCGACATCGGGGTGGCCCAGCACATGCCGCTGTTCGGGCACCTGCCCTACGTCATGGGCCAGGGCAACAAGAAGCTGTCCAAGCGGGATCCCGAATCCAACCTGTTCCTGCACCGTGAGCGCGGCTTCATCCGCGAAGGCCTCCTGAACTACCTGTCGCTGCTGGGCTGGAGCCTGTCGGCGGACCAGGACATCTTCTCGGTGGAGCAGCTCGTCCAGAAGTTCGACGTGCGCGACGTGCTCGCCAACCCCGCCCGGTTCGACCTCAAGAAGGCTGAGGCGATCAACGGCACCCACGTGCGGCTGCTGGATCCGGGCGAGTTCCGGTCCCGTCTGCTGCCGTACCTCGCGGCCGCCGGCCTCATCGGCGCCGATCCCACCGAGGAGGACCTGCGCATCGTCGCCGAGGCCGCCCCGCTCATCCAGGAACGCATCACCCTGCTCGGCGAAGCCCCCGAGATGCTGGGGTTCCTGTTCAAGGCCGACGACGCCGTGGACATCGCCGACGACGCCCGCAAGGGACTGCCCGAGAACCTCGGCGAGGTGCTCGACGCCACCCTGGCAGCCCTCGAGGGCTGCTCCACGTGGGACGCCGAGTCGCTGCAGGCCGCGCTGCGCGCCGCGCTGGTCGACACGCTCGGCCTGAAGCCGCGGCTCGCCTTCGGCCCGGTGCGGACCGCGATCTCCGGCCGCAAGATCTCGCCGCCGCTGTTCGAGTCGATGGTGATCCTCGGGCGGGAGTCCTCGATCGCCCGCGTCCGGGCGCTGCGCGCGACGGCCGCATGA
- a CDS encoding fumarylacetoacetate hydrolase family protein yields the protein MRIARFVVNDDPMFGVVEGTEGSEEVAVIQGDPFYAGIQLTGVRHALEDVRLLAPVIPRSKVVGVGHNYADHIQEMGSETPAAPLMFLKPNTSVIGPGDPIMLPSFSDQISYEAELAVVIGRICKDVPLERVDDVVFGYTCANDLTARDVQKTDDQWARAKGFDTSCPIGPWIETDLDPENLTVRGSLDGELRQDGSTSDMIWGVRELVAYVSQAFTLLPGDIILTGTPAGVGMITDGQRYDVDIEGIGRLSNPARR from the coding sequence ATGCGAATTGCACGCTTTGTCGTAAATGATGACCCAATGTTCGGCGTCGTGGAAGGGACCGAGGGCAGCGAGGAAGTCGCCGTCATCCAGGGTGACCCTTTCTACGCCGGCATCCAGCTGACCGGCGTACGCCACGCCCTCGAGGACGTCCGCCTCCTGGCGCCCGTCATTCCCCGCAGCAAGGTGGTCGGTGTGGGCCACAACTACGCGGACCACATCCAGGAGATGGGGAGCGAGACGCCGGCTGCGCCGCTCATGTTCCTCAAACCCAACACCTCGGTGATCGGCCCGGGAGACCCCATCATGTTGCCGTCCTTCTCCGACCAGATCTCCTACGAGGCAGAACTGGCCGTCGTGATAGGCCGCATCTGCAAGGACGTCCCGCTCGAGCGCGTGGACGACGTCGTGTTCGGCTACACCTGCGCCAACGACCTCACGGCGCGCGACGTCCAGAAGACCGACGACCAGTGGGCGCGCGCCAAGGGCTTCGACACCTCCTGCCCCATCGGCCCCTGGATCGAGACGGACCTGGACCCGGAGAACCTCACGGTCCGGGGGAGCCTCGACGGCGAACTCCGCCAGGACGGCTCCACGAGCGACATGATCTGGGGCGTGCGCGAACTCGTGGCCTACGTCTCGCAGGCCTTCACCCTGCTGCCCGGGGACATCATCCTCACGGGCACGCCGGCCGGGGTCGGCATGATCACCGACGGCCAGCGGTACGACGTCGACATCGAGGGCATCGGACGCCTGTCCAACCCGGCACGTCGCTGA